A part of Aquibium oceanicum genomic DNA contains:
- a CDS encoding M23 family metallopeptidase: protein MQNIEQTIAMLGNEPPLTTGGRSGPPDRREVSARWLSGTFLTGLTSAVLMGVALVAALDGREQLATPPEIAELEDMAAGRAGEATKAPRVVATHATNRARDRRRMEVSTVSRVGDRDVIRTLPFVEVRMPLAAAYTTTRNYPAFDPLEVFSEDGAAAAQTATTSQIYGAKVESEVSLKTVDFPLEAAAFDEKSSLSADEVEEVVRQTGAILTDGQVQIASLHYVDPQRFGESLATATLAQSPYGVRIVPENVSVARQPDEETSPTFAEEILVVRNERPIAELLADSGYPNGEAVGMADAIGRLLNTTALKPGTVLRLGVEETAGESRIVRTSLYERGAHLLTIAIDDRQQFVPADEPEKSTEVAAAFDEERPPVRVRGDLPKAYDGIYRAAYSYGMSRDMTKQLIRMLAADVDFQSRIGPSDRIDVFFSEPNEDNTASEESQLLYVQATFGGNKRTFYRFQMTDGTIDYFDTEGRSARQFLLRNPLPNGRFTSGFGRRRHPILGYTKMHTGVDWAAPVGTPIIAAGNGTVEKAGWAGGYGRQTIIRHSNGYKTSYNHQSRIAKGVVPGAKVRQGQVIGFVGSTGLSTGAHLHYELMVNGTRVDPMRVRLPTGRVLKDEELVAFNRERERIDALLNEDLDGSLKLASR, encoded by the coding sequence ATGCAAAACATCGAACAGACCATCGCAATGCTCGGCAACGAGCCGCCGCTGACGACCGGAGGGCGCAGCGGTCCGCCGGACCGCCGCGAGGTGTCCGCACGCTGGCTGTCCGGGACGTTCCTCACGGGCCTGACCTCGGCCGTCCTCATGGGCGTGGCCCTCGTCGCAGCGCTGGATGGACGCGAGCAGCTCGCAACGCCGCCAGAGATCGCCGAACTCGAGGACATGGCCGCAGGCAGGGCCGGCGAGGCGACCAAGGCGCCGCGCGTGGTCGCCACCCATGCCACCAACCGCGCCCGCGACCGCCGCCGCATGGAGGTCTCGACGGTCAGCCGCGTCGGCGACCGGGACGTGATCCGGACCCTGCCCTTCGTCGAGGTCCGCATGCCGCTCGCCGCAGCCTACACGACGACGCGCAACTATCCGGCCTTCGACCCGCTTGAGGTATTTTCCGAAGACGGCGCCGCGGCGGCCCAGACGGCGACGACCAGCCAGATCTACGGCGCCAAGGTCGAGAGCGAGGTGAGCCTGAAGACGGTGGACTTCCCGCTCGAAGCCGCCGCCTTCGACGAGAAGAGCAGCCTCTCGGCCGACGAGGTCGAGGAAGTCGTGCGCCAGACCGGCGCCATCCTCACCGACGGCCAGGTGCAGATCGCCTCGCTCCATTATGTCGATCCGCAGCGCTTCGGCGAATCTCTGGCCACCGCGACGCTGGCGCAATCCCCCTACGGCGTGCGCATCGTACCGGAAAACGTCTCGGTGGCGCGCCAGCCGGACGAGGAGACCTCTCCGACCTTCGCGGAGGAGATCCTGGTCGTGCGCAACGAGCGTCCGATCGCAGAGCTCCTGGCCGACAGCGGCTACCCGAACGGCGAGGCGGTCGGGATGGCGGACGCCATCGGCAGGCTCCTGAACACCACCGCGCTGAAGCCCGGCACCGTGCTGCGGCTCGGCGTCGAGGAGACTGCGGGCGAGAGCCGCATCGTGCGCACCAGCCTCTACGAGCGCGGCGCGCATCTCCTGACGATCGCCATCGACGACCGCCAGCAGTTCGTGCCCGCCGACGAGCCGGAAAAGAGCACGGAGGTCGCCGCAGCCTTCGACGAGGAGCGTCCGCCGGTGCGCGTGCGCGGCGACCTGCCGAAGGCCTATGACGGCATCTACCGCGCCGCCTACTCCTACGGCATGTCGCGCGACATGACCAAGCAGCTGATCCGCATGCTGGCGGCCGACGTCGATTTCCAGTCGCGCATCGGACCGTCCGACCGGATCGACGTGTTCTTCTCCGAGCCGAACGAGGACAACACGGCGTCGGAGGAGTCGCAGCTTCTCTATGTGCAGGCGACGTTCGGCGGCAACAAGCGGACCTTCTACCGGTTTCAGATGACGGACGGGACGATCGATTATTTCGATACCGAAGGGCGCAGCGCCAGGCAGTTCCTACTGCGCAACCCGCTGCCCAACGGGCGCTTCACCTCCGGCTTCGGGCGGCGGCGGCATCCGATCCTCGGTTATACCAAGATGCACACGGGCGTGGACTGGGCAGCACCGGTCGGCACGCCGATCATCGCGGCGGGCAACGGCACGGTGGAGAAGGCCGGATGGGCGGGGGGCTACGGACGCCAGACGATCATCCGCCATTCCAACGGCTACAAGACCTCCTACAACCACCAGAGCCGCATCGCGAAGGGTGTCGTGCCGGGCGCCAAGGTGCGGCAGGGACAGGTGATCGGCTTCGTGGGATCGACGGGACTGTCGACCGGCGCGCACCTGCACTACGAGCTGATGGTCAACGGGACCCGGGTGGACCCGATGCGGGTGCGCCTGCCGACCGGCCGGGTGCTGAAGGACGAGGAACTCGTCGCCTTCAACCGCGAGCGGGAGCGCATCGATGCGCTGCTGAACGAGGACTTGGACGGCTCGCTGAAACTCGCGAGCCGCTGA
- a CDS encoding L,D-transpeptidase family protein, with the protein MTGRNLILSAAAGLLAAGTVSIAAAAVGPAESGDATNSPAAGSRPQLLLAQNGEVDIFFDARGRRVILDARTGEVIAIEEPGARQRQWPQYDRLYESGVLSARPGDPDVAAERYRRYREYQLGLREAPDEAVVEDGFQRYPQDDRIERRGLPEYGEVPEYEDVPEYREPPEYARGEPLERAPLPTDPFAENPVTGSTPGVGEEIQPAPPRQPAGEDVAELQILLDRAGLSPGVIDGKMGGNVQKALDAYTEMTGKRLDVSDPQMIADWLVDTGGDAFTTYTITPEDAAGPYVASVPADYGDKAKLEQLSFTSTAEMLAERFHMDENYLKSINPGADFSRPGTQVKVANPGSPKAAEVERIVADKGREQVRAYDRQGNLVAAYPATIGSTDMPSPSGTVTVERIAFDPEYTYNPKINFKQGDNDKVLRIPPGPNGPVGSMWIALSKPTYGIHGTPEPSKIGKTNSHGCVRLTNWDARELAKMVKPGIFVQFID; encoded by the coding sequence ATGACTGGACGGAACCTCATCCTCAGCGCGGCCGCCGGCCTCCTTGCGGCGGGAACCGTCTCGATCGCCGCCGCCGCGGTCGGACCCGCCGAAAGCGGCGACGCGACGAATTCCCCCGCCGCCGGCTCCCGTCCGCAACTGCTGCTCGCCCAGAACGGTGAAGTCGACATCTTCTTCGACGCGCGCGGCCGTCGCGTGATCCTCGATGCGCGCACCGGCGAGGTGATCGCGATCGAGGAGCCGGGCGCGCGCCAGCGCCAGTGGCCGCAATACGATCGCCTTTACGAATCCGGCGTGCTCTCGGCGCGCCCCGGCGATCCGGATGTCGCCGCCGAGCGCTACCGCCGCTACCGCGAATACCAGCTCGGCCTGCGCGAGGCGCCCGACGAGGCTGTTGTCGAGGACGGTTTTCAGCGCTATCCGCAGGACGATCGCATCGAACGCCGCGGCCTTCCCGAATATGGCGAGGTTCCCGAATACGAGGATGTGCCGGAGTACCGCGAGCCTCCCGAATATGCGCGCGGCGAGCCGCTCGAGCGCGCGCCGCTGCCCACCGATCCTTTCGCGGAAAACCCCGTCACCGGATCGACCCCCGGCGTCGGCGAGGAAATCCAGCCCGCGCCTCCGCGCCAGCCCGCCGGCGAGGACGTGGCCGAACTCCAGATCCTGCTCGACCGCGCCGGCCTGTCGCCCGGCGTCATCGACGGCAAGATGGGCGGCAACGTGCAGAAGGCGCTCGACGCCTATACCGAGATGACCGGCAAGCGGCTCGACGTGTCCGACCCGCAGATGATCGCCGACTGGCTCGTCGACACCGGCGGCGACGCCTTCACCACCTACACCATCACGCCAGAGGACGCCGCCGGCCCCTACGTCGCGTCGGTTCCGGCCGATTACGGCGACAAGGCCAAGCTTGAGCAGCTCTCCTTCACCTCGACCGCCGAGATGCTGGCCGAGCGCTTCCACATGGACGAGAACTATCTGAAGTCGATCAATCCCGGTGCGGATTTCAGCCGGCCGGGCACCCAGGTCAAGGTCGCCAATCCCGGGTCTCCGAAGGCCGCGGAAGTCGAGCGCATCGTCGCCGACAAGGGACGCGAGCAGGTCCGTGCCTACGACCGGCAGGGCAATCTGGTCGCCGCCTATCCGGCAACGATCGGCTCGACCGACATGCCGTCGCCTTCTGGCACGGTGACGGTCGAGCGCATCGCCTTCGATCCGGAATACACCTACAATCCCAAGATCAACTTCAAGCAGGGCGACAACGACAAGGTCCTGCGCATCCCGCCCGGGCCGAATGGCCCCGTCGGTTCCATGTGGATCGCGCTGTCGAAGCCGACCTACGGCATCCACGGCACGCCCGAGCCGTCCAAGATCGGCAAGACCAACAGCCACGGCTGCGTGCGCCTCACCAACTGGGACGCCCGCGAACTGGCCAAGATGGTGAAGCCCGGCATCTTCGTGCAGTTCATCGACTGA
- a CDS encoding MmcQ/YjbR family DNA-binding protein, translated as MTLDEYNAFCASLPHTSHVVQWGGAHVWKVAGKVFAIAGWSSGAELAVTFKCSEMAFDVLKEQPGLRPAPYLASRGMTWIQRVSADAMDDAALCDYLRESHRLVAAKLSKKARAALGI; from the coding sequence ATGACGCTCGACGAATACAATGCCTTCTGCGCCTCCCTCCCGCACACGAGCCATGTCGTGCAGTGGGGCGGCGCGCATGTGTGGAAGGTCGCGGGAAAAGTCTTCGCCATCGCCGGCTGGAGCAGCGGCGCGGAACTCGCCGTCACCTTCAAGTGCTCCGAAATGGCCTTCGACGTCCTGAAGGAACAGCCGGGGCTGAGGCCGGCGCCCTATCTCGCCTCGCGCGGCATGACGTGGATCCAGCGAGTTTCGGCCGATGCCATGGACGACGCGGCGCTGTGCGACTATCTGCGCGAAAGCCACCGGCTGGTCGCCGCGAAGCTCTCGAAGAAGGCGAGGGCGGCGCTCGGCATTTGA